From one Ascaphus truei isolate aAscTru1 unplaced genomic scaffold, aAscTru1.hap1 HAP1_SCAFFOLD_517, whole genome shotgun sequence genomic stretch:
- the LOC142485036 gene encoding uncharacterized protein LOC142485036 — protein MRHFTMQNKEQQQCILNTQEIACIDAMSTLLQEGIQIEESSHLLDISQLSVYELDSSISSTNNHTNITSQPGRPLVLYREQSVDGSADLPSVRDTKIVHSPFSAKSTYFPYHSKGAFVETFYTMVLKDFEQMCLNTTSIRNRNLSKEENIALKELCSLNNLVIRQADKGGGIVLQDRTDYLSEAFRLLGDNTSYIILGQDPMESFQKKYKDLLTQALNMNVINKSEFGFLYIRFPRTPIFYHIPKIHKHISNPPGRPIVSGVESMTSSVSQYVDYFLQPLVTRLKSYLRDTLHVLDSISGIIWKPTYIWATCDITSLYTCIKHNKGLEAVKHFLNLDTSLGNTQSLFILQAITFILEHNYFLFEDIYYLQICGTAMGTRFAPSYANLYMGLWEELHVWGDADLGASLVYYGRYIDDIILIWDGDQELLEHKLQTFNNNDMDLKFTYNVNKNTIVFLDLELEAHLNGEIITKTHFKTVATNSYLHNNSNHYKRWLANIPRGQFLRIRRNCSSHSDFLAQGEILVERFLAKGYDKHIILYMRHFDR, from the coding sequence ATGCGACATTTCACGATGCAAAACAAGGAACAACAACAATGTATACTTAACACACAGGAGATAGCTTGCATTGATGCAATGTCCACCCTGTTACAAGAAGGGATACAAATAGAGGAGTCATCACATTTGTTGGATATAAGTCAGCTATCCGTTTATGAGCTAGATAGTTCTATATCATCTACGAATAATCATACAAATATTACATCACAACCAGGAAGACCCCTAGTTTTATATAGAGAACAAAGTGTTGATGGATCCGCTGATCTCCCTTCAGTAAGAGATACCAAAATAGTCCACTCTCCTTTTTCTGCAAAGTCCACGTATTTTCCTTACCATTCAAAGGGAGCATTTGTTGAAACTTTTTACACCATGGTTCTTAAGGATTTTGAACAAATGTGTTTAAATACAACATCAATACGGAATAGAAATCTATCAAAAGAGGAGAACATCGCACTTAAGGAACTTTGTAGTCTAAACAACCTTGTCATTAGACAGGCGGATAAAGGAGGGGGCATAGTTCTGCAGGACAGAACAGATTACCTGTCAGAGGCTTTTAGACTCTTAGGCGACAATACCTCATATATCATTTTGGGGCAAGATCCTATGGAAAGTTTTCAAAAGAAGTATAAAGATCTTCTTACTCAGGCTCTAAATATGAATGTCATTAACAagtcagaatttggttttctttaCATACGGTTTCCAAGAACACCTATTTTTTACCACATTCCCAAGATACATAAACACATTTCCAACCCTCCTGGAAGACCCATTGTTtcaggggtggagtcgatgacatccagcgtgtcccaatacGTGGATTATTTTCTACAACCTTTAGTCACACGATTGAAATCGTATTTAAGAGACACGTTGCATGTCCTCGACTCCATCTCTGGAATCATTtggaaacccacatacatctgggcaacatgtgatATTACATCTTTGTATACTTGCATTAAACATAATAAAGGTTTAGAAGCagtaaaacattttcttaatttgGACACAAGTTTAGGCAACACACAATCCTTGTTTATTTTGCAGGCCATTACATTCATactagaacacaattattttttatttgaagacatttattatttgcagatctgtgggacggccatgggcacgagatttgcccccagttatgcgaacctctacatgggtttgtgggaggaactacatgtgtggggtgatgcagatctgggggcgagtcttgtgtactatggccgttacatagatgacatcatcctaATATGGGATGGTGATCAGGAACTCCTGGAACATAAACTGCAGACATTTAACAACAATGACATGGATCTGAAGTTTACTTACAATGTTAATAAGAACACGATTGTGTTTCTGGACTTAGAACTGGAGGCTCATTTAAATGGAGAAATCAtcaccaaaacacactttaaaacagtgGCCACCAATAGTTATCTACACAATAATAGCAACCATTACAAAAGATGGTTGGCcaatatccccaggggccaatttctcagaattaggaggaattgttcttcACATTCTGATTTTTTGGCCCAGGGGGAAATATTGGTTGAAAGATTTCTGGCCAAAGGTTATGACaaacacatcatactgtatatgagaCATTTCGACAGGTAG